Proteins found in one Coffea eugenioides isolate CCC68of chromosome 5, Ceug_1.0, whole genome shotgun sequence genomic segment:
- the LOC113771802 gene encoding trans-resveratrol di-O-methyltransferase-like codes for MVSGNGDADCGPAAGLLNLGDHGGEFFQAQAHIWNHIFNFINSMSLKCAIQLGIPDIIHKHGQPMTLDQLIDALPIKNAKAPFIYRLMRILIHSGFFIEAKIPGTENDNQKGYLLTSASELLLKTNPFSVTLFLLAMLDPILTDPWHHFSQWFQNSDESPFYTCHGRPLWELAGHEPRLNQFFNEAMASDARLVSSLLIKDYKHVFEGLNSLVDVGGGTGTFAEAIADAFPRLKCTVLDLPHVVNGLESSKNLAYVGGDMFEAIPSADTVLLKWILHDWSDEECVQILRKCKEAIPSKEKGGKVIIIDILLKSQQKGDDDHEAIETQLLFDMLMMVLLKGRERNEKDWAKLFFEAGFNDYKITAALGLRSIIEVYYY; via the exons ATGGTGTCTGGCAATGGTGATGCTGATTGTGGTCCTGCTGCTG GGTTGTT AAATCTTGGTGATCATGGTGGTGAGTTTTTTCAAGCTCAAGCTCACATTTGGAACCATATATTCAACTTCATAAATTCCATGTCCCTCAAATGCGCAATTCAATTAGGCATTCCAGACATTATTCACAAACATGGTCAGCCGATGACCCTTGATCAATTGATCGATGCTCTTCCCATCAAGAATGCAAAAGCCCCTTTCATTTATCGTCTCATGCGGATTTTGATCCACTCAGGCTTCTTCATTGAAGCAAAGATACCTGGAACTGAGAATGATAATCAAAAGGGCTATCTGCTTACTTCTGCTTCTGAGCTTCTTTTAAAGACTAACCCTTTCAGCGTTACGCTGTTTTTACTGGCCATGCTCGATCCCATCTTGACTGATCCATGGCACCATTTCAGCCAGTGGTTTCAGAACAGTGATGAATCCCCATTTTATACTTGCCATGGGAGGCCACTTTGGGAGCTTGCAGGCCATGAGCCGCGGCTTAATCAATTCTTTAACGAAGCAATGGCTAGCGATGCCCGGCTGGTTAGTAGCCTGCTGATCAAAGATTATAAGCATGTTTTTGAGGGTTTGAATTCCTTGGTGGATGTTGGAGGTGGAACTGGAACTTTTGCTGAAGCAATTGCCGATGCTTTCCCTCGCCTGAAATGCACTGTGCTTGATCTTCCTCATGTTGTTAATGGCCTGGAAAGTAGTAAGAACTTAGCCTATGTCGGAGGAGACATGTTTGAAGCCATTCCTTCTGCAGATACAGTTTTATTGAAG TGGATATTGCACGATTGGAGCGACGAGGAGTGTGTACAAATACTTAGGAAATGTAAAGAAGCAATTCCTAGCAAGGAAAAAGGAGGCAAGGTGATAATTATTGACATCTTACTCAAAAGCCAGCAGAAAGGGGATGATGATCATGAGGCGATTGAAACCCAACTGCTCTTTGATATGCTGATGATGGTTCTACTCaaaggaagagaaagaaatgagAAAGATTGGGCTAAACTTTTCTTTGAGGCAGGCTTCAATGACTATAAGATAACTGCAGCATTGGGCTTGAGATCTATCATTGaggtttattattattaa
- the LOC113770131 gene encoding trans-resveratrol di-O-methyltransferase-like gives MDLARNGDHTGELFQAQAHIWNHIFNFINSMSLKCAIQLGIPDIIHKHGQPMALAQLIDALPINNAKAPFVCRLMRILIHSGFFIKAKIPDNEGQEGYALTPASKLLLANDPFSLTSFVLAMLDPIFTDPWHHFSHWFQNNEETPFHSCHGTSVWELAGRQPQLNQFFNEGMASDARLVSTMVIKNCKDVFTGLNSLIDVGGGTGTVAKAIADAFPHLECSVLDLPHVVDGWESSKNLAYVGGDMFEAIPPADAVLLKWILHDWSDEECVQILRKCKEAIPSKEKGGKVIIIDMLLKSQQNGDDDAEAIETQLFFDMLMMVHAKGRERNEKDWEKLFLEAGFNGYKITPVLGLRSIIEVYYY, from the exons atggatttggCTAGAAATGGTGATCATACTGGTGAGCTTTTCCAAGCTCAAGCTCACATATGGAACCATATATTCAACTTCATAAATTCCATGTCCCTCAAATGTGCAATTCAATTAGGCATTCCAGACATTATTCACAAGCATGGCCAGCCAATGGCCCTTGCTCAATTGATCGATGCTCTTCCCATCAACAATGCTAAAGCCCCTTTTGTTTGTCGTCTTATGCGGATTTTAATCCACTCGGGATTCTTCATCAAAGCAAAGATTCCCGATAATGAAGGCCAAGAGGGGTATGCACTCACTCCTGCTTCGAAACTTCTACTAGCAAATGACCCTTTTAGCTTGACATCGTTTGTACTTGCCATGCTTGATCCAATCTTCACTGATCCATGGCACCATTTTAGCCACTGGTTTCAAAACAATGAAGAAACCCCATTTCATTCCTGTCATGGGACATCAGTTTGGGAGCTTGCAGGTCGCCAACCGCAGCTAAACCAGTTTTTCAATGAAGGCATGGCTAGTGATGCCCGGTTGGTTAGTACCATGGTTATCAAGAATTGTAAGGATGTTTTTACGGGGCTGAATTCGTTGATTGATGTTGGGGGTGGAACTGGAACTGTGGCTAAGGCTATTGCTGATGCTTTTCCTCATCTGGAATGCTCCGTGCTTGATCTTCCTCATGTCgttgatggctgggaaagtagTAAGAACTTGGCCTATGTGGGAGGTGACATGTTTGAAGCCATTCCTCCAGCAGATGCTGTTTTATTGAAG TGGATATTGCATGATTGGAGCGATGAGGAATGTGTACAAATACTCAGGAAATGTAAAGAAGCAATTCCTAGCAAGGAAAAGGGAGGCAAGGTGATAATTATTGACATGCTGCTGAAAAGCCAGCAAAATGGAGATGATGATGCAGAGGCTATTGAAACCCAATTGTTCTTCGATATGCTGATGATGGTTCATGCCaaaggaagagaaagaaatgagAAAGACTGGGAAAAGCTTTTCCTTGAGGCGGGCTTCAATGGCTATAAGATAACTCCAGTACTGGGCTTGAGATCGATCATTGaggtttattattattaa